The following proteins are encoded in a genomic region of Arcobacter suis CECT 7833:
- a CDS encoding EAL domain-containing protein: MPNWNQIIDKLDYAFQPIVYSHTGKLYAVEALIRNVQNISGLNAIDDLFNMAFNDDYLYELDLQLREKAIKKFSNIEIEDLRLFYNLDNRIIYNKNLSAGNTSKILKKYKLNKSAICFELSEKGTAIEQNALSTMIQRYRENGYSIAIDDFGIGVSGLKLLYFSEAQIIKLDRFFISNIDQDSKKKLFCSSIIEMAHIMGMQVIAEGIETVKEFYTCKDIGADFIQGYLVQKPTVEINEIKSLYNNILTLINEDKRNNPNATIDEEFIEPIIALSVNSSLYELFVHFKESTKNNFVPIVDEYDNFLGIIYETDIKKISYSQYGLALAQNKTFSSSLIKYLKPALYVEISWGIDKILEMYNQNSKDALGIFITQANKYRGFINLNSLLTLSYKRNIEIATNQNPLTKLPGNNQIEKFIEKTLKRNQKTITHIIYFDFNDFKPFNDIYGFRLGDRAILIFSELLQKRYPKDSFIAHIGGDDFFVGLKNHKFEEVFELTNKVQIEFKNSVENLYSKKDKENGLLIAKDRFNIERSFNLLSVSSAIIEINPKSNISNFDNTLNVLKKASKGSSKPISSIL; encoded by the coding sequence ATGCCAAATTGGAATCAAATAATCGATAAACTAGACTATGCTTTTCAACCAATTGTTTACTCTCACACAGGTAAACTTTATGCTGTTGAAGCACTTATTAGGAATGTTCAAAATATTTCTGGATTAAATGCTATTGATGATTTATTTAATATGGCTTTTAATGATGATTATTTATATGAATTGGATTTACAGTTAAGAGAAAAAGCTATCAAAAAGTTCTCAAATATTGAAATTGAAGATTTAAGATTATTTTATAATTTAGATAATCGAATAATTTACAATAAGAATCTTTCTGCAGGAAATACTTCTAAAATATTAAAAAAGTATAAATTAAATAAAAGTGCCATCTGTTTTGAACTAAGTGAAAAAGGTACGGCAATAGAACAAAATGCTTTATCAACAATGATTCAAAGATATAGAGAAAATGGTTATTCTATTGCTATTGATGATTTTGGAATAGGTGTTTCTGGTCTTAAACTTCTATATTTTAGTGAAGCACAAATTATAAAACTTGATAGATTTTTTATTTCAAATATTGATCAAGATTCAAAGAAAAAACTTTTTTGTTCTTCTATTATCGAAATGGCTCATATTATGGGAATGCAAGTTATCGCAGAAGGTATTGAAACTGTAAAAGAGTTTTACACTTGTAAAGATATTGGTGCAGATTTTATTCAAGGTTATTTAGTACAAAAACCAACAGTTGAAATAAATGAAATAAAAAGTCTTTATAATAATATTCTAACTTTAATCAATGAAGATAAAAGAAATAATCCAAATGCTACTATTGATGAAGAGTTTATAGAACCAATTATTGCACTTAGTGTAAATAGTTCTTTATATGAACTTTTTGTACATTTTAAAGAATCTACAAAAAATAATTTTGTTCCAATAGTAGATGAATATGATAATTTTTTAGGAATAATTTATGAAACTGATATCAAAAAAATATCTTATTCACAATATGGATTAGCTCTTGCACAAAATAAAACTTTTTCTTCTAGTTTAATAAAATATTTGAAACCTGCATTATATGTTGAAATATCTTGGGGAATTGACAAAATATTAGAAATGTATAACCAAAACTCAAAAGATGCTTTAGGAATTTTTATTACTCAAGCAAATAAATATAGAGGATTTATAAATCTAAATTCGCTTTTAACCCTTTCTTATAAAAGAAATATCGAAATAGCTACAAATCAGAATCCACTTACAAAACTTCCTGGGAATAATCAAATTGAGAAATTTATAGAAAAAACCCTTAAAAGAAATCAAAAAACTATTACACACATAATCTATTTCGATTTTAATGATTTTAAACCATTTAATGATATTTATGGATTTAGACTAGGAGATAGAGCTATTTTGATTTTTTCAGAACTTCTTCAAAAAAGATACCCAAAAGATTCATTTATAGCTCATATTGGTGGTGATGATTTTTTTGTTGGATTAAAAAATCATAAATTCGAAGAAGTTTTTGAACTAACAAACAAAGTCCAAATTGAATTTAAAAATTCTGTAGAAAATTTGTATTCAAAAAAAGATAAAGAAAATGGTCTTTTAATTGCAAAAGATAGATTTAATATAGAAAGAAGTTTCAATTTATTATCAGTATCTTCTGCAATTATTGAAATAAATCCTAAATCAAATATCTCTAATTTTGATAATACTTTAAATGTTTTGAAAAAAGCTTCAAAAGGCTCAAGTAAACCTATTTCTAGTATTTTGTAA
- a CDS encoding substrate-binding domain-containing protein produces MTFKKTSMALFASALLVTTLSARDQIKIVGSSTVYPFSSSVAEELGSTTKFPTPVVESTGTGGGMKLFCSGADINTPDIANASRRMKDKELKLCEENGVTDITEALIGFDGIAVAQDSKVTSFNVTKAQLALAVAEQVPSKDGKTLIANPYKKWSDIDASLPNRDIIVYGPPKSSGTRDSFEELVLQHVFEKMPVYTDLFKADEKANKKYEKYSVIRTDGVYVESGENDNLIVQKLTKNPAAIGIFGYSFLEENKDKVVGITVDSIAPTADTISTGKYPVARSMYFYIKNAHVKDVPALKEYANLFMSEKMIGKDGILGELGLITLDDKTRDAARKKVMNSEKLTVEDLKQH; encoded by the coding sequence ATGACTTTCAAAAAAACATCTATGGCATTATTCGCAAGTGCTTTATTAGTAACAACTTTAAGTGCAAGAGACCAAATCAAAATTGTTGGTTCATCAACTGTTTATCCTTTTTCATCTTCAGTTGCTGAAGAATTAGGATCAACTACTAAATTCCCTACTCCAGTTGTAGAATCAACAGGAACAGGTGGAGGAATGAAATTATTTTGTTCAGGTGCAGATATAAATACACCAGATATTGCAAATGCTTCAAGAAGAATGAAAGATAAAGAATTAAAACTATGTGAAGAAAATGGTGTTACAGATATAACTGAAGCATTAATTGGTTTTGATGGAATTGCAGTTGCACAAGATTCAAAAGTAACTTCATTTAACGTAACAAAAGCTCAATTAGCATTAGCTGTTGCAGAACAAGTACCTTCAAAAGATGGTAAAACTTTAATAGCTAATCCTTATAAAAAATGGTCAGATATTGATGCTTCATTACCAAACAGAGATATTATTGTTTATGGACCACCAAAATCATCAGGAACAAGAGATTCATTTGAAGAATTAGTATTACAACATGTATTTGAAAAAATGCCAGTTTATACAGATTTATTTAAAGCTGATGAAAAAGCAAATAAAAAATATGAAAAATACTCAGTTATTAGAACAGATGGTGTTTATGTTGAATCTGGTGAAAATGATAACTTAATCGTTCAAAAATTAACTAAAAATCCTGCTGCTATTGGTATTTTTGGTTATTCGTTCTTAGAAGAAAATAAAGATAAAGTTGTTGGAATTACAGTTGATAGTATTGCTCCAACTGCTGATACTATTTCAACAGGAAAATATCCAGTTGCTAGATCTATGTATTTTTATATCAAAAATGCACATGTTAAAGATGTTCCTGCTTTAAAAGAGTATGCAAATTTATTTATGTCTGAGAAAATGATAGGAAAAGATGGAATTCTAGGAGAATTAGGTTTAATCACTTTAGATGATAAAACTAGAGATGCTGCTAGAAAAAAAGTTATGAACAGTGAAAAATTAACTGTAGAAGATTTAAAACAACACTAA
- a CDS encoding DUF1653 domain-containing protein — MIELNKTYIHYKNKKSYTPLNFCKVQENDIWIEAIIYKPNDCEELFIRTCKEFELKFTKEIVTKM; from the coding sequence ATGATAGAACTAAATAAAACTTATATACACTACAAAAATAAGAAATCTTACACTCCTCTAAACTTCTGTAAAGTCCAAGAAAATGATATTTGGATAGAAGCTATTATTTATAAACCAAACGATTGTGAAGAACTTTTTATAAGAACTTGCAAAGAGTTTGAACTTAAGTTTACAAAAGAAATAGTAACCAAAATGTAA
- the prfA gene encoding peptide chain release factor 1: MLKSRLQPFINRYEEINTLLMAPDITNDIKRMTDLSKEQSNMQPIVIKAREYVKLMDDIDENKMMLDDPELGDLAKEELKELETRKPKLEDEIKFLMIPKDPNDDKNIYLELRAGTGGDEAAIFVGDLFRGYLRYAENNGWKVEIMSSSESESNGYKEIVFLIKGDHVYSKLKFEGGTHRVQRVPATESQGRVHTSAITVAVMPEVDDVEVEINPNDLKIDVMRASGNGGQSVNTTDSAVRITHIPSGIVVTNQDQKSQHKNKDRAMKVLKAKLYEIEMNKKMESEGATRKEQVGTGDRSGRIRTYNYPQNRISDHRINLTLYRLDYIMNDGLFDEVIDPLIADHQSRLIEANGL; encoded by the coding sequence ATGTTAAAAAGCAGACTACAACCATTTATTAATAGATACGAAGAAATTAATACTTTATTAATGGCTCCTGATATTACAAATGATATAAAAAGAATGACTGATTTATCAAAAGAACAGTCAAATATGCAACCTATTGTTATTAAAGCTCGTGAGTATGTTAAATTAATGGATGACATTGATGAAAACAAAATGATGCTTGATGATCCAGAACTTGGTGATTTAGCAAAAGAAGAACTCAAAGAATTAGAAACAAGAAAACCAAAACTTGAAGATGAAATTAAATTTTTAATGATTCCTAAAGACCCTAATGATGATAAAAATATCTACTTAGAGTTAAGAGCTGGTACAGGTGGCGATGAAGCTGCTATATTTGTAGGTGACCTTTTTAGAGGTTATTTAAGATATGCAGAAAATAATGGTTGGAAAGTTGAAATTATGAGCTCGAGTGAGAGCGAATCAAATGGATATAAAGAGATTGTTTTTCTAATTAAAGGTGACCATGTTTACTCAAAATTAAAATTTGAGGGTGGTACACATAGAGTACAAAGGGTTCCTGCAACTGAATCTCAAGGAAGGGTTCATACATCAGCTATTACAGTTGCTGTTATGCCTGAAGTTGACGATGTGGAAGTAGAAATTAATCCAAATGATTTAAAAATTGATGTTATGAGAGCCAGTGGGAATGGTGGTCAATCTGTAAATACTACAGACTCGGCTGTTAGAATCACTCATATTCCATCTGGAATTGTTGTAACAAATCAAGATCAGAAATCTCAACATAAAAATAAAGATAGAGCTATGAAAGTTTTAAAAGCTAAGCTTTATGAAATAGAAATGAATAAAAAAATGGAATCTGAAGGTGCTACTAGAAAAGAACAAGTTGGTACTGGTGATAGAAGTGGAAGAATTAGAACTTATAATTATCCACAAAATAGAATCAGTGATCACAGAATCAACTTGACTTTATATAGACTTGATTACATCATGAATGATGGTCTGTTTGATGAAGTGATTGATCCTCTTATTGCTGATCATCAATCTAGACTCATCGAGGCTAATGGATTATAA
- the rpsT gene encoding 30S ribosomal protein S20: MANHKSSEKRARQTRIKTERNRFYKTRIKNVTKNVLAAIETADKEKAVDAMKTANKYLHHCVSKGILKKETAARRVSRLQVKVNAI; encoded by the coding sequence ATGGCAAATCACAAATCTTCTGAAAAAAGAGCTAGACAAACTAGAATTAAAACAGAAAGAAACAGATTTTACAAAACTAGAATCAAGAATGTAACAAAAAATGTATTAGCAGCAATCGAAACAGCTGATAAAGAAAAAGCAGTTGACGCTATGAAAACTGCAAACAAATATTTACACCATTGTGTATCTAAAGGTATCTTAAAAAAAGAGACTGCAGCAAGAAGAGTAAGTAGATTACAAGTAAAAGTTAACGCTATATAA
- the glmM gene encoding phosphoglucosamine mutase encodes MKLFGTDGVRGKAGDFLDAITVLKLAKAAGIYFRKHSTTKKILVGKDTRRSGYMIENALVSGLTAVGYDVIQIGPMPTPAIAYLTESMRCDAGIMISASHNPYEDNGIKFFDNHGDKLNTTCEKAIETIFNDSELMQTEQVTGRNIGASKRIDDVIGRYIVSIKSSFPRDLNLSGLRIVLDCANGAAYKVGPTILQELGADVIVVNNKPDGFNINEDCGAMHPEHIGKLVREYRADIGLALDGDADRLVIIDEKGEVVDGDKLIGALCNYLNEEKLLKGNGCVATVMSNKALEDYLSKKGIELFRSDVGDKYVLEVMKAKGINFGGEQSGHIIFSDTAKTGDGLASALQVLALILKSGKKASEVLNPFELYPQILHNMKVIEKIPLDRIKGLEEILKPIREKGIRDLIRYSGTENKIRLLLEGKNKKDVENAMETLKSFFKKVL; translated from the coding sequence ATGAAACTATTCGGAACAGATGGTGTTAGAGGAAAAGCTGGTGATTTTTTGGATGCAATTACTGTATTAAAATTAGCAAAAGCTGCTGGTATATATTTTAGAAAACATTCAACAACTAAAAAAATACTTGTAGGAAAAGATACAAGAAGAAGTGGTTATATGATTGAAAATGCCCTTGTTAGTGGATTAACAGCTGTTGGATATGATGTTATTCAAATAGGTCCAATGCCAACTCCTGCAATTGCTTATTTAACTGAAAGTATGAGATGTGATGCAGGAATTATGATTTCAGCTTCTCACAATCCTTATGAAGATAATGGAATTAAATTTTTTGATAATCATGGGGATAAATTAAATACAACTTGTGAAAAAGCAATAGAAACAATTTTTAATGATAGTGAATTAATGCAAACAGAACAAGTAACTGGAAGAAACATTGGTGCTTCAAAAAGAATTGATGATGTTATTGGAAGATACATTGTATCAATTAAAAGTTCATTTCCAAGAGATTTAAATTTAAGTGGGTTAAGAATTGTTCTTGATTGTGCAAATGGTGCTGCATATAAAGTTGGACCAACAATTTTACAGGAATTAGGTGCAGATGTAATTGTAGTAAATAATAAACCAGACGGATTTAATATCAACGAAGATTGTGGAGCTATGCATCCAGAACATATTGGTAAATTAGTAAGAGAATATAGAGCTGACATTGGACTTGCACTTGATGGAGATGCTGATAGATTAGTTATTATTGATGAAAAAGGTGAAGTTGTTGATGGGGATAAATTAATAGGTGCTTTATGTAACTATTTAAATGAAGAAAAATTGCTTAAAGGTAATGGCTGTGTTGCAACTGTTATGTCAAATAAAGCTTTAGAAGATTATTTATCTAAAAAAGGAATTGAATTATTTAGATCAGATGTTGGAGATAAATACGTTCTTGAAGTTATGAAAGCAAAAGGCATCAATTTTGGTGGAGAACAAAGTGGACACATTATCTTCTCAGATACTGCAAAAACGGGGGATGGATTAGCTTCTGCTTTACAAGTTTTAGCACTTATTTTAAAATCTGGTAAAAAAGCTAGTGAAGTATTAAATCCATTTGAATTATATCCTCAAATTTTACATAATATGAAAGTTATAGAAAAAATTCCTTTAGATAGAATAAAAGGTTTAGAAGAGATTTTAAAGCCAATTAGAGAAAAAGGAATTAGAGATTTAATTAGATATTCAGGGACTGAAAATAAAATTAGATTACTTCTTGAAGGAAAAAATAAAAAAGATGTTGAAAATGCAATGGAAACTTTAAAATCATTTTTTAAAAAAGTATTATGA
- the lspA gene encoding signal peptidase II, translated as MNRELKLAITIFIVVFIIDQVVKFGFANLNWNVDGPYMSLNLAYNYGVAFSMFSFLEHNLKYIQLAIVLIATLYLFKNQSVFKEYYLPIALLYAGGLSNILDRFTYGGVVDYFYWHYGFEFAIFNIADVMIDLAVVIVIYKQIRQSREEKKQKEIKS; from the coding sequence ATGAATAGAGAATTAAAACTTGCAATAACTATTTTTATAGTTGTTTTTATAATAGACCAAGTTGTTAAATTTGGATTTGCAAATTTAAATTGGAATGTTGATGGTCCATATATGTCTTTGAACTTAGCATATAATTATGGGGTTGCATTTTCCATGTTTTCGTTTTTGGAGCATAATTTAAAATATATTCAATTAGCTATTGTTTTAATCGCAACTCTATATTTATTTAAAAATCAAAGTGTTTTTAAAGAGTATTATTTGCCAATAGCATTACTTTATGCAGGTGGATTATCAAACATTTTAGATAGATTTACTTATGGTGGGGTTGTTGATTATTTTTATTGGCATTATGGTTTTGAATTCGCAATTTTTAACATAGCAGATGTAATGATAGATTTAGCAGTTGTAATAGTTATTTATAAACAAATTAGACAATCAAGAGAAGAAAAAAAGCAAAAAGAGATTAAATCGTAG
- the leuC gene encoding 3-isopropylmalate dehydratase large subunit, whose protein sequence is MGQTITEKIFSEHVGHKVYAGEIVRSPIDMVIGNDITTPISIKAFEDGGFEKLVNPEGFAIVLDHFIPAKDIASANQAKISRDFAYKHDLKYFFDEKDMGIEHALLPEKGLVIPGDVIIGADSHTCTHGALGAFSTGMGSTDISFGMITGGNWFKVPESIKVVFKGKPAPFVTGKDLILEIIRILGVDGALYKALEFTGDTIQYLSMDDRFSLCNMAIEAGAKNGIVAYDEITKEFLDSRESLRAEPKIHYSDVDAVYCQEIVIDVEKLEPVIAYPFLPSNGHSVSQAVADNIRVDQVFIGSCTNGRLSDFKVAAEILKDKKVARHVRLILTPGTQKILRDATKAGYIDILVDAGAVVSNPTCGACLGGYMGILGDGEVCISTTNRNFVGRMGSRSSKIYLANSAVAAASAISGYITDPRSL, encoded by the coding sequence ATGGGTCAAACAATAACAGAAAAAATTTTTAGTGAACATGTAGGTCATAAAGTATATGCAGGAGAAATAGTTCGAAGTCCAATTGATATGGTAATTGGAAATGATATTACAACTCCAATTTCAATAAAAGCATTTGAAGATGGTGGTTTTGAGAAACTAGTAAATCCAGAAGGTTTTGCTATTGTACTTGACCACTTTATTCCTGCAAAAGATATAGCAAGTGCAAATCAAGCAAAAATCTCAAGAGATTTTGCTTATAAACATGATTTGAAATACTTTTTCGATGAAAAAGATATGGGAATCGAACATGCCCTTTTACCAGAAAAAGGTTTAGTAATCCCAGGTGATGTTATTATTGGTGCAGATTCACACACATGTACACATGGTGCTTTAGGAGCATTTAGTACAGGTATGGGGTCAACAGATATTTCATTTGGAATGATTACTGGTGGTAACTGGTTTAAAGTTCCTGAATCAATCAAAGTAGTATTCAAAGGAAAACCAGCTCCATTTGTAACTGGAAAGGATTTAATCTTAGAAATTATTAGAATACTTGGTGTTGATGGAGCTTTATATAAAGCTTTAGAATTCACAGGTGATACAATTCAATATTTATCAATGGATGATAGATTCTCTTTATGTAATATGGCTATTGAAGCTGGTGCTAAAAATGGTATTGTGGCTTATGATGAAATCACAAAAGAGTTTTTAGATTCAAGAGAATCTTTAAGAGCTGAACCAAAAATTCATTATAGCGATGTTGACGCTGTTTATTGTCAAGAAATTGTTATTGATGTTGAAAAATTAGAACCAGTTATTGCATATCCATTTTTACCATCAAATGGTCACTCAGTTTCTCAAGCAGTAGCTGATAATATTAGAGTTGATCAAGTATTTATAGGTTCATGTACAAATGGAAGATTATCAGATTTTAAAGTTGCAGCTGAAATTTTAAAAGATAAAAAAGTTGCACGACATGTAAGACTTATTTTAACTCCAGGAACTCAAAAAATCCTAAGAGACGCAACAAAAGCTGGATATATTGACATTTTAGTTGATGCAGGAGCAGTTGTATCAAATCCTACATGTGGAGCATGTTTAGGTGGATATATGGGAATTTTAGGTGATGGAGAAGTTTGTATTTCTACAACAAATAGAAACTTTGTTGGAAGAATGGGTTCACGAAGCTCAAAAATTTATTTAGCAAATAGTGCAGTAGCAGCTGCATCTGCAATTTCTGGATATATTACAGATCCAAGAAGTTTATAA
- a CDS encoding NTP transferase domain-containing protein, giving the protein MKTPFEITCVILSGGKSSRMGEDKSLLPFSTSKTLIQYQYDRLKPYFKNIYISSKVDKFDFLEKNFLILDENKDIFSPILALDTIFKKFENQKIFIITVDTPLVSIDSISKLIDASINYDICIAQTEKTHNLCGVFSSNISLTIKTMIENDIHKIAYLINKNKNKILKFPNNSEFLNINNKEEYEESLNYII; this is encoded by the coding sequence ATGAAAACTCCTTTTGAAATTACTTGTGTAATTTTAAGTGGAGGCAAAAGTTCTCGAATGGGAGAAGATAAATCTCTTCTTCCCTTTTCAACTTCTAAAACTTTAATTCAATATCAATACGATAGATTAAAACCTTATTTTAAAAATATTTATATATCTTCGAAAGTAGATAAATTCGATTTCTTAGAAAAAAACTTCCTAATTTTAGATGAAAATAAAGATATCTTTTCACCAATATTAGCCTTAGATACAATATTTAAAAAATTTGAAAATCAAAAAATATTTATAATAACTGTAGATACACCACTTGTATCAATTGATTCTATATCTAAATTAATTGATGCTTCAATAAATTATGATATTTGTATTGCACAAACAGAAAAAACACATAATTTATGTGGAGTTTTTTCTTCTAATATAAGTTTAACTATTAAAACTATGATTGAAAATGATATACACAAAATTGCTTACTTAATAAATAAAAATAAAAATAAAATATTAAAGTTCCCTAATAATAGTGAGTTTCTAAATATTAATAATAAAGAAGAGTATGAGGAAAGTTTAAATTATATAATTTAG
- a CDS encoding NAD(P)/FAD-dependent oxidoreductase, which yields MIKNELDKALELVDCEIKKAGISRREAFRLAGLGSAAYLMGGGSDANAATELKASDATGKILIIGGGLAGISTAARLVNTLSNPDITIVEPNPKSVSYQPGSTLVAAGIYTKEDIDYNTKDFLPSGVTLLKDKAIDFNPEANKVALESGETLSYDFLIIAAGIALDFGAIKGLEEIGDAYTVGDASKILKVFGNSGITSVYNIDSSIAMWEQTQKFIQKAKDGQKVKGIFTDPNTAIKCGGAPKKVMYLTNARLNEANARANAELTFYTDSGKLFGVKEYADAIEKQFIARDMKWNFNHNLTSVDIAKKTATFDKHWQEKGAYDKDLEEYETITKHENIEVPFDLLHITPPQKAPDEIGKSAIGSTKGWVPVDKETLQHVKYKNIFSLGDIAAVPMGKTGGTVRKQYKVLVDNLVAVMEGKESTAKFEGYTVCPLITDIGKVMLAEFNWTAKPTPSFPLDPTQERYIWWLLKVYLLKPMTQYGMLSGKA from the coding sequence ATGATAAAGAATGAACTAGATAAGGCGCTAGAGCTAGTTGATTGCGAAATTAAAAAAGCTGGAATTTCAAGAAGAGAAGCTTTTAGATTAGCAGGACTTGGATCAGCTGCTTATTTAATGGGTGGCGGATCTGATGCAAATGCAGCAACAGAATTAAAAGCAAGTGATGCAACAGGAAAAATATTAATTATTGGTGGAGGATTAGCTGGTATTTCTACTGCTGCAAGATTAGTTAATACTTTATCAAATCCTGATATTACAATAGTTGAACCAAATCCAAAATCAGTATCTTATCAACCAGGAAGTACTTTAGTTGCAGCTGGAATTTATACAAAAGAAGATATTGATTATAATACAAAAGATTTTTTACCAAGTGGAGTTACACTTTTAAAAGATAAAGCAATTGATTTTAATCCTGAAGCAAATAAAGTTGCCTTAGAATCAGGAGAAACTTTAAGTTATGATTTTTTAATTATTGCAGCAGGAATTGCATTAGATTTTGGTGCAATTAAAGGCTTAGAAGAGATTGGAGATGCATACACTGTTGGAGATGCATCTAAAATATTAAAAGTTTTTGGAAATTCAGGAATAACATCTGTTTATAACATTGATTCATCAATTGCAATGTGGGAACAAACACAAAAATTCATTCAAAAAGCAAAAGATGGACAAAAAGTAAAAGGTATATTTACAGATCCTAATACTGCAATTAAATGTGGAGGAGCCCCTAAAAAAGTTATGTATCTTACAAATGCTAGATTAAATGAAGCAAATGCCAGAGCAAATGCCGAATTGACATTTTATACAGATTCTGGAAAATTATTTGGTGTAAAAGAATATGCCGATGCAATAGAAAAACAATTTATTGCAAGAGATATGAAATGGAATTTCAATCATAATTTAACAAGTGTAGATATTGCTAAAAAAACAGCTACATTTGACAAACATTGGCAAGAAAAAGGTGCCTATGATAAAGATTTAGAAGAGTATGAAACAATTACTAAACATGAAAACATTGAAGTTCCTTTTGATTTATTACATATTACACCTCCTCAAAAAGCTCCTGATGAAATTGGAAAATCAGCTATTGGTTCAACAAAAGGTTGGGTTCCTGTTGATAAAGAAACTTTGCAACATGTTAAATATAAAAATATTTTTTCTTTAGGTGATATTGCAGCTGTTCCTATGGGGAAAACAGGTGGAACAGTAAGAAAACAATATAAAGTTTTAGTTGATAATTTAGTTGCCGTTATGGAAGGAAAAGAGTCAACAGCTAAATTTGAAGGATATACAGTTTGTCCATTAATTACTGATATTGGAAAAGTTATGTTAGCTGAATTTAACTGGACTGCAAAACCAACTCCATCTTTTCCACTTGATCCTACACAAGAAAGATATATTTGGTGGTTACTAAAAGTTTATTTACTTAAACCTATGACACAGTATGGAATGTTAAGCGGTAAAGCTTAA
- a CDS encoding rhodanese-like domain-containing protein encodes MNKRFKSLIVSSFLLIGIGSFSAEVENLSAPTEAVLELVKKYQLEQVDFDYVKKAINQGNKNGVNAILIDARPEIKYQKGTIPSSLNIPDTKFDEYYSVLKDIPMDKELIVYCGGYNCTKSPIVAQKLKDKGHTTVKVYSGGEPEWAKLSYLEIDTSAIKIYQEKNSAFIVDARPYVKFLQETIPGAISIPDTSLTKLIGRFPIDKNEKIVVFCGGYTCEKSHIIANKLISLDYKDVMVYAGGLPAWKERGLSTTASAIDEKVNEVTPKKEQFSKNGLKLGNDEGSVDGEWLKKQILENKLPSYIQIVDVTSPNEFKNGHIKGAINIEAAKLTAKELFEKLPKNKTIVFNCTAGGRSIDAWSKLNDAKLDISEIYYFDANISCKDNNCKIDVNEPLL; translated from the coding sequence ATGAATAAGAGATTTAAGAGTTTAATCGTATCAAGTTTTCTTTTAATAGGAATAGGAAGTTTTTCGGCAGAAGTAGAAAATCTTTCTGCGCCAACAGAAGCTGTTTTGGAATTAGTTAAAAAATATCAATTGGAACAAGTGGATTTTGATTATGTAAAAAAAGCCATAAATCAAGGTAATAAAAATGGTGTAAATGCAATTTTAATAGATGCTAGACCAGAAATAAAATATCAAAAAGGAACGATTCCTTCAAGTTTAAATATTCCAGATACAAAATTTGATGAATACTATTCTGTATTAAAAGATATTCCAATGGACAAAGAACTTATAGTTTATTGTGGAGGATACAATTGTACAAAAAGCCCAATTGTTGCACAAAAACTAAAAGATAAAGGTCATACAACTGTAAAAGTTTATTCAGGAGGAGAACCTGAATGGGCTAAATTGAGTTATCTTGAGATTGATACATCCGCTATAAAAATATATCAAGAAAAGAATTCTGCATTTATTGTTGATGCAAGACCTTATGTAAAATTTTTACAAGAAACTATTCCTGGAGCAATTTCAATTCCAGATACAAGTTTAACTAAATTAATTGGAAGATTCCCAATTGATAAAAATGAGAAAATAGTTGTTTTTTGTGGAGGATATACTTGTGAAAAGTCACATATAATTGCTAATAAATTAATATCTTTAGATTATAAAGATGTTATGGTTTATGCAGGTGGACTTCCTGCTTGGAAAGAAAGAGGTTTAAGTACTACGGCATCTGCAATTGATGAAAAAGTTAATGAAGTAACTCCAAAAAAAGAGCAATTTAGTAAAAATGGTTTAAAACTTGGAAATGATGAAGGAAGTGTTGATGGTGAGTGGCTAAAAAAACAGATATTAGAAAATAAACTACCTTCATATATTCAAATAGTTGATGTTACTTCACCAAATGAGTTTAAAAATGGTCATATTAAAGGTGCTATTAATATTGAGGCAGCAAAATTAACTGCAAAAGAGTTATTTGAAAAGTTACCAAAAAATAAAACTATTGTATTTAATTGTACTGCAGGTGGAAGATCTATTGATGCTTGGTCTAAATTGAATGATGCAAAATTAGATATTAGTGAAATTTATTATTTTGACGCAAATATTTCTTGCAAAGATAATAATTGTAAAATTGATGTAAATGAACCTTTATTATAA